Genomic window (Prosthecobacter fusiformis):
TTCCACACCTCTCGTCAGTGTCGAAGGTAACAGCACCGTCAGCGACGAGCGTCGTGGCAAAAAAGATGTGCTGAACAAAACTCTGCGTGGTCTGCAAAATTGCCTGGATGCCAAGCTCATGACCGGCGTGGCCACCAGTTTGTGCCAGACCAATATTGATGACCTGCTCACCCGCGAATGGCTGCAAAAGCTCATTGATATGGGGGTCCACTACACTTGGTATCACACCTACCGCCCCGTCGGCCCCAAGATCAACGACCAGCTCGCTCTCACCCCAGACCAGATCACCCAGGTCCGCCGTTTCGTCACCTCCATGCGGGCAGAGATGCCCATCGCCATCGTGGATGCTTATTATGACCACCAGGGCAAAGCGCTCTGCCCCATGGCCACCGGCATCAGCCATCACATTGGCCCTACTGGGGGGCTTGAGCCTTGCCCCATCATCCAGTTCGCCACCGAAAACATCCGTACCGACCGCGATATTTTCGATGTTTTCAACGAATCCGGATTCCTCAAAGACTTCCGTGAAACTGCCGCCAAGCACACCCGTGGCTGCATTGTCCTGGAGCGTCCAGATCTCGTCAAAGATCTAGCCCTCAAACACGGTGCCAAGGACACCACCATCCGCCAGACCGCCATGGCCGAGCTGGAAGCCATGACACCCCGCACAAGCCAATGGCGCGAGGAAGAAGAAATCCCAGAAAAACACTGGATGTATAAAGTCGCCAAACGCTACTTCTATTACGACTTCGGCGTCTATAAGCAGCTTGATCCCAAAGCACATTCGCCGACCATTTGAGTCCCTGCGTTTTGTAGTCCCGCCTTCAGGCGGCATCGGGTGCAAAAGCCCCCTTGAATTTCCCTTCCTTATGATTTAATAGGTGTTCATGCAAACACCTGACGCGCCCATCAATCGTCCTCGGGGACGTGGTGCCGCAGCGAATACGGAGCAGCGTTTCTCCGCTCTCCAAGTCAGCTATGACCCTGGTGAAGAGCCCACCAAGGTGGTGACCAAGTTCTTCCAGGATCATTCCACCTCCATCATCAGCCGCAACAACAGCCCGGACATGCCCTTCGGTGCCAGCCTGAATCCTTACCGGGGCTGCGAGCATGGTTGCGCTTATTGTTATGCCCGCCCCACTCATGAATGGCTCGGCTGGTCTGCCGGCGTGGATTTTGAATCCCGCATCATGGTGAAAATGGATGCTCCCGCCCTTTTGCGGACCGAGCTGGCCAGGGACAAATACCTACCCGAAAGCCTCTCCCTCAGCGGCGTCACGGATTGCTATCAGCCCGTGGAAAAGCGCCTGGAAATCACGCGTGGCTGCCTGGCCGTGCTGGCTGAGTGTCGGCACCCGGTCACCCTCATCACTAAAAACCATCTCATCACGCGGGACGTGGATCACCTTGCTGAACTTGCCCGTTATCAGGCCACCGCTGTTTACATCTCCATCACCACCTTGGATGCTGACCTCGCTCGTAAGCTCGAGCCACGTGCATCCTCCCCCAGTATGCGCCTGGAGGCGATACGCATCCTTGCTGCGCAGGGCATCCCGGTGGGTGTTTCCGTGGCCCCCATCATTCCGGGTCTCAATGACAGTGAAATACCCGCCATCATCAATGCCGCCCGGGATGCGGGCGCGCAGTTCGCCGGTTATACCGTTGTGCGCCTTCCCTTCAGCGTCAAAGAAGTCTTCGCGCTGTGGCTGGAGGAGCATTATCCGGGCATGAAGGACAAGGTCCTCAACCGCATTGAGGAAACGCAGGGACGCACCCTCTCACATCCTGAATTCGGCAAGCGCCTCAAAGGTGTCGGCGTCTGGTCAGATCAGATCTCCCAGGTCTTCAAGCTCTCCATCAAACGTGCCGGCATGTTGCATCGTCGTTCAGAGCTGACCACCGCTCATTTCCGTCGCCCTCGGGATACTGGTGGCCAGATGGAGCTGTGGTAAGCCGGACCGCAAGCCGTTGCAACAAGCGGCCCTTTCCATCGTATTGAAGGGCCATGCTCCGCTCCGCCCTTTGCTTGTTGTTGCTCTCCAGCTCCCTGCCTCTTTCTGCTGCCGATCCAGTGCCGCCGGATGGTTTTACTGCCATCTTCAATGGCAGGGATCTCACTGGCTGGAAAGGCAGCGATGCATACTGGTCCGTTGAAGACGGCTGCCTCACCGGTGTCGCCGATGGAACCCTGGATTACAACCGCTTCATCACCTGGACGGGCGGGAAAGTGAAAAACTTCGAGCTTCGCGTGAAGGTGAAAGTCACTCCAGATGGCAACAGTGGCCTTCAGTATCGCGGCCAGGAGCGGCCGGACCTTGGTGATTGGGTCGTCACCGGTTATCAGTGCGATGTCGTGCCAAAGCGTGCAGACTACAACGGCATGCTTTATGAAGAGCGTGGCCGCCGTATTCTTGCCCATGCGGGAGAAAAAGTGGTCATTGATTCCCAGGGGCAGCCTTGGGTCGTGGGCAAGATGCCGGTCAAAGAATTCCCCGGCGGCGAATGGCATGACTACCGCATTCGTGTGGAAGGTAATCACCATCGTCACTGGATTGATGGCGTGCAGACCGTGGACGTGATGGACCTTGATGAAAAAGGCCGTGCTCTTGAAGGCGTCATTGCCGTCCAGGTCCATGTCGGCCCACCCATGAAGATTCAGTATCAGGACTTCTTTCTTCAGCACCTGCCAGATGACCTGCCTTTGCTGAAAACGGCGGATGCACCCCTTCCTGTGGATGCCATCAAGGTAGTTCCCCAGGGCGGCGGAGCCAAGAAAAAGGCCGCACCCAAGGCTTCTTAACCTAAGGATGACGGCCTTGATACAAAAGTGATGCAGACTGGAACGTCCGCATCACTTCATAGACAAATCAGCGAGCTTACTTGATCTCGGTTGCCCAGAGCGTCTGCCAGTCATCCAGGTTGTTCAAGTCCACTGCGCCAGGATTCACTCCACCATCGTCAGGCAGGCCAACGGCATCCAGGATGCCCTGGCGTACGTCATCACCATGGACATAACCCAGGATGGCCTGATTATGTTTATAGATATCAGCCTTGGTCAGCTTCACGCCTGGATAATTTTTCACCCAAGCCTCAAGCTGCACATAGGTTGGTTTGGTCGTGATGAAGGCCAGGAAGACATCTTCTGG
Coding sequences:
- a CDS encoding 3-keto-disaccharide hydrolase yields the protein MLRSALCLLLLSSSLPLSAADPVPPDGFTAIFNGRDLTGWKGSDAYWSVEDGCLTGVADGTLDYNRFITWTGGKVKNFELRVKVKVTPDGNSGLQYRGQERPDLGDWVVTGYQCDVVPKRADYNGMLYEERGRRILAHAGEKVVIDSQGQPWVVGKMPVKEFPGGEWHDYRIRVEGNHHRHWIDGVQTVDVMDLDEKGRALEGVIAVQVHVGPPMKIQYQDFFLQHLPDDLPLLKTADAPLPVDAIKVVPQGGGAKKKAAPKAS
- a CDS encoding DUF5069 domain-containing protein translates to MSQIVPLISSGVAGPLGVLHLPRLWLKASLAAAGKLHADYPACGNGYDGMTLAALGIPEDVFLAFITTKPTYVQLEAWVKNYPGVKLTKADIYKHNQAILGYVHGDDVRQGILDAVGLPDDGGVNPGAVDLNNLDDWQTLWATEIK
- a CDS encoding PA0069 family radical SAM protein, translated to MQTPDAPINRPRGRGAAANTEQRFSALQVSYDPGEEPTKVVTKFFQDHSTSIISRNNSPDMPFGASLNPYRGCEHGCAYCYARPTHEWLGWSAGVDFESRIMVKMDAPALLRTELARDKYLPESLSLSGVTDCYQPVEKRLEITRGCLAVLAECRHPVTLITKNHLITRDVDHLAELARYQATAVYISITTLDADLARKLEPRASSPSMRLEAIRILAAQGIPVGVSVAPIIPGLNDSEIPAIINAARDAGAQFAGYTVVRLPFSVKEVFALWLEEHYPGMKDKVLNRIEETQGRTLSHPEFGKRLKGVGVWSDQISQVFKLSIKRAGMLHRRSELTTAHFRRPRDTGGQMELW
- a CDS encoding radical SAM/SPASM domain-containing protein; the protein is MIFSLTSRMLRTVDPKCLTKIAWNFGYKGARSVMLFKKRMEQGTYFPPFLYISILNSCNLRCQGCWVDVDKPREAIKLEELNKIINDAKNHGNAFFGLLGGEPFMHPELLDLLAMHPDCYFQVFTNGQFITAKTADALRKIGNSTPLVSVEGNSTVSDERRGKKDVLNKTLRGLQNCLDAKLMTGVATSLCQTNIDDLLTREWLQKLIDMGVHYTWYHTYRPVGPKINDQLALTPDQITQVRRFVTSMRAEMPIAIVDAYYDHQGKALCPMATGISHHIGPTGGLEPCPIIQFATENIRTDRDIFDVFNESGFLKDFRETAAKHTRGCIVLERPDLVKDLALKHGAKDTTIRQTAMAELEAMTPRTSQWREEEEIPEKHWMYKVAKRYFYYDFGVYKQLDPKAHSPTI